In a genomic window of Pseudomonadota bacterium:
- a CDS encoding ECF-type sigma factor has translation MVEDSGSTVNQLLERWNLGDRQAHEALLARVYPALKAIAARALAAEPAGLSLQPTALVNEAYLKLVDLNRVDWRGRSHFLALAGQVMRQILVDQARHRGAAKRSWGRRVTFTGSLAEVMDSAEVLILDQALTELASEHGDLAQVVELRVFGGLTIEETAVAMGTSTPTVKRRWRSARAWLLDWISNDQ, from the coding sequence TTGGTTGAGGACTCCGGCTCAACAGTCAATCAGCTTCTTGAACGGTGGAATCTCGGCGATCGACAAGCGCATGAGGCTCTGCTGGCACGTGTGTATCCGGCGCTTAAGGCCATTGCCGCACGTGCGCTGGCGGCCGAACCCGCCGGTCTATCGCTGCAGCCCACCGCGCTCGTCAACGAGGCTTACCTGAAACTTGTGGACCTAAATCGCGTCGATTGGCGTGGCCGCAGCCATTTCTTGGCTTTGGCTGGCCAGGTAATGCGGCAAATTTTGGTTGACCAGGCGAGGCATCGCGGAGCAGCAAAACGTAGCTGGGGCCGACGCGTCACGTTTACCGGGTCGCTGGCTGAAGTGATGGATAGCGCTGAGGTATTGATACTCGACCAAGCGCTCACTGAGCTGGCGTCAGAACACGGAGATCTGGCGCAGGTCGTTGAGCTTCGCGTTTTCGGCGGGCTGACTATCGAGGAAACTGCGGTTGCCATGGGGACTTCAACGCCCACAGTCAAACGCCGCTGGCGAAGTGCAAGGGCTTGGCTGCTAGATTGGATCTCCAACGATCAATGA